In Gigantopelta aegis isolate Gae_Host chromosome 14, Gae_host_genome, whole genome shotgun sequence, the following proteins share a genomic window:
- the LOC121388624 gene encoding uncharacterized protein LOC121388624: MLLPVSGTVPRPMQIIEELFIFVTLLIIGHCVPGSMEERDQAKNLYRKARDNDCLGPPEQADIRRTVVKLLQKSQNRQNYKTRFRYQEFASIIDKTANCGKFVAVKTSAAFILLEKYLLLLFTFPWKKEFHKLKTYCGFFQCRIKSHLEEAENIFKLIGFRESDNSTLVLTGGNVNQELVFDVAFECVVASVECEMIGEYHRCISEKGGSIQDAVAFRLAGLIPDLSRKKPSEHVDSVACYKRQIIYPDASRELQQRGFSSGNTVPNIPKGLPFIDEDLSDSVAEVAPKFQMGTIDEHMMASLQKVKTLPERGLMSAASNSEDWSYVRLGLENRYGKSYYDGVRGDVINPSNRHAVSGRVPEERDDISDEGIDVCEGPPPVRIDPPRPVGIDSLARRDPRSHPQMGDAMSIDMPGKSFQTSGYRTGVYLPATATYPPSNSVVCDEAPLSPGVSPSSATFPYSTRSPTPRAAQTAPRSSQLTTGAVRGVPMYNHRQYNTNNLSNIARKARGGESSGAFRVDKVSNRGYNTPDMELKLTNERWKCETCTMDNHSGSKVCDVCGKSRIPSLQMDGPQVGESVRICSQCTLENKPGSSVCGACQTELVPNNINTYV, translated from the exons ATGCTCTTGCCTGTAAGTGGCACAGTTCCCAGGCCTATGCAGATTATTGAGGAACTCTTTATATTTGTCACACTGTTGATTATTGGCCATTGTGTCCCAGGATCTATGGAGGAGCGTGATCAAGCGAAAAACCTGTATAGGAAGGCCAGGGACAATGACTGTCTTGGGCCACCAGAACAGGCCGACATAAGACGGACAGTCGtgaaattattacaaaaatcgCAAAATCGTCAGAACTACAAGACTCGATTTCGGTACCAGGAGTTTGCATCGATAATCGATAAAACGGCTAATTGTGGAAAGTTCGTTGCCGTTAAGACGAGTGCGGCGTTTATTCTTTTAGAAAAATATCTTCTTCTCTTATTTACCTTTCCTTGGAAGAAAGAATTCCACAAATTGAAG acATATTGTGGATTTTTTCAGTGTAGAATTAAATCGCATTTAGAAGAGgctgaaaatattttcaaactaaTTGGTTTTCGTGAGAGCGACAACAGTACGTTGGTATTGACAGGAGGGAATGTTAACCAAGAACTTGTATTTGACGTGGCGTTTGAGTGTGTCGTGGCGTCCGTAGAGTGCGAGATGATCGGCGAGTACCACAGGTGCATATCGGAAAAAGGTGGTAGCATACAGGACGCCGTCGCCTTCAGACTTGCAGGACTGATTCCTGACCTGAGCAGGAAGAAACCCAGTGAACATGTGGACTCCGTCGCCTGCTACAAGCGTCAGATTATATACCCCGACGCCAGCCGAGAGTTGCAACAGAGAGGCTTCAGCAGCGGGAACACCGTGCCCAATATTCCCAAGGGTTTGCCGTTCATTGACGAAGATTTGAGCGACAGTGTGGCGGAGGTGGCGCCCAAGTTTCAGATGGGGACGATTGACGAGCACATGATGGCAAGTCTTCAGAAAGTGAAGACGCTGCCGGAGAGGGGACTAATGAGTGCCGCCTCAAACTCGGAGGACTGGTCTTACGTCCGGCTCGGACTTGAGAATAGGTACGGGAAAAGTTACTACGACGGCGTGAGGGGCGACGTCATTAATCCTAGCAACAGGCACGCAGTATCGGGACGAGTGCCAGAGGAACGGGACGATATTTCCGACGAAGGGATCGACGTCTGCGAAGGTCCGCCGCCGGTCAGAATCGACCCACCGAGGCCAGTCGGAATCGATTCACTTGCACGCCGGGATCCGAGGTCGCACCCTCAGATGGGAGACGCCATGTCTATTGACATGCCAGGCAAAAGCTTTCAGACGTCGGGATACAGAACTGGAGTATATTTGCCTGCTACGGCAACCTATCCACCATCTAACTCGGTGGTCTGTGACGAGGCACCTCTATCGCCAGGAGTATCGCCTTCCTCGGCGACCTTTCCTTATTCCACAAGGAGTCCCACACCAAGAGCTGCCCAGACTGCACCGAGAAGTTCCCAGCTTACAACAGGAGCAGTACGTGGAGTACCCATGTACAATCACAGACAATATAACACTAACAATCTTTCCAACATAGCGCGCAAGGCACGTGGTGGTGAATCGTCGGGCGCCTTTCGGGTGGATAAAGTATCAAATAGAGGTTATAACACGCCCGATATGGAATTAAAGTTGACGAACGAAAGGTGGAAATGCGAGACGTGTACCATGGATAATCATTCTGGTTCTAAAGTGTGTGATGTATGCGGCAAAAGTAGAATTCCTTCACTGCAGATGGATGGTCCCCAAGTAGGGGAGAGTGTGAGGATTTGTAGCCAGTGCACATTAGAAAATAAGCCTGGTTCCTCGGTGTGTGGCGCCTGTCAAACGGAGCTTGTCCCCAATAACATTAATACCTATgtataa
- the LOC121388515 gene encoding carboxypeptidase Q-like: MTAAIYKVLLLLCSIQCVTQSVLRYRSFHNKDVFREIKDHRNIAADLIKLSVDGAAKNQSYNRLAEFVDKFGFRIAGSKNLENSIDYVIQKLKEDGLENVHGETVMVPHWVRGYESAKMIEPRIHHLSMLGLGGSIGTPPEGITAEALVVGSFDELKKRSSEAKGKIIVFNEDWAGSYGKTVAYRSGAVPASKVGGVASLIRSITPFSINSPHTGSQHYKANVKKIPTACITIEDAEMMARMAARGDKIVIHLKMDAKTHPDVKSRNVVAEIKGRTNPEEVVVVSGHIDSWDVGQGAMDDGCGAFISWQALSLVHQLGLRPKRTLRAIFWTAEEEGLIGAHKYFNDHKGDMSNFDLVMESDTGTFSPSGLGFSGNKAATDIVRAAVDLLDPIGATNFSTQADVSDVVYWQDASVPTGSLLVDTSKYFYFHHSNGDTMTVQNSHDMDVASAIFAVVAYVVADLEDMLPRKPTNNTDIRLFD, encoded by the coding sequence atgacagCGGCTATTTATAAAGTATTGTTACTACTGTGTTCAATACAATGCGTTACACAGTCAGTGTTGAGATACCGTAGCTTTCATAATAAGGATGTTTTCCGTGAAATCAAAGACCACCGAAACATTGCTGCCGATCTTATTAAACTTTCTGTGGATGGAGCAGCCAAGAACCAATCCTATAATAGACTTGCTGAGTTTGTAGACAAATTTGGATTTCGAATAGCAGGTTCCAAAAATCTGGAAAATTCCATTGACTACGTCATACAAAAATTGAAGGAAGACGGTTTGGAGAACGTGCATGGAGAAACTGTGATGGTTCCTCATTGGGTTCGAGGATACGAGTCTGCAAAAATGATTGAACCACGAATTCATCATCTGTCCATGCTCGGTCTAGGAGGAAGTATTGGTACACCTCCAGAGGGAATCACTGCTGAAGCGTTGGTAGTTGGCTCGTTTGACGAGTTGAAAAAACGGAGTTCTGAAGCCAAAGGGAAAATAATCGTCTTTAACGAGGACTGGGCTGGATCGTAtggtaaaacagtagcctacaGAAGTGGAGCGGTTCCGGCGTCGAAAGTAGGAGGGGTGGCTTCTTTAATCAGAAGCATCACACCATTTTCAATAAACAGCCCCCATACCGGATCACAGCACTACAAAGCCAATGTGAAAAAAATTCCAACGGCTTGTATCACTATTGAAGATGCCGAGATGATGGCTCGAATGGCAGCTAGAGGTGATAAAATAGTCATTCATTTAAAGATGGATGCCAAAACTCACCCAGATGTGAAGTCCAGGAATGTGGTCGCTGAAATTAAAGGGCGGACTAATCCAGAGGAGGTGGTTGTTGTCAGTGGACATATTGATAGCTGGGATGTTGGACAAGGAGCGATGGATGACGGTTGTGGAGCCTTCATATCATGGCAGGCTCTGTCTCTTGTTCATCAACTTGGACTTCGACCTAAGAGGACACTGAGAGCAATATTTTGGACAGCCGAAGAAGAGGGTTTGATTGGTgcacataaatattttaatgaccaCAAGGGGGACATGTCTAACTTTGATCTTGTAATGGAGTCGGATACTGGAACATTTTCTCCTTCTGGTCTAGGTTTTTCTGGGAATAAGGCAGCCACGGACATTGTAAGAGCAGCTGTCGATCTTTTGGATCCAATTGGCGCAACGAATTTCTCTACCCAAGCTGATGTCAGCGATGTGGTATATTGGCAGGATGCTTCAGTACCCACGGGAAGTCTGTTGGTGGATACCAGCAAGTACTTTTACTTCCACCATTCTAATGGAGATACAATGACTGTACAGAATTCACACGATATGGATGTGGCGTCCGCCATTTTTGCCGTTGTTGCTTATGTTGTGGCCGACCTCGAGGATATGTTACCAAGGAAACCTACTAACAATACAGACATACGGTTGTTTGACTAA